The following are encoded together in the Acidobacteriota bacterium genome:
- a CDS encoding fibronectin type III domain-containing protein, with the protein MTILRPNPNANVTPGFPGPISRPSPPFGFRLVGEDDEGTRVRWYPAVDQYEVRIREDGEEYDGTVFTTSAYHTFPDLEVGQKYFFQVRAMSDLSGTSEWSVEMELEPTLITLPPDCQPPNLTGGKVFTESGTYDWPHDDMGTAMLVLRGGQGGQGGHGGASGTGYVKYEGYHGLTTTYGSSGAAGKRGATGSPTTVAIGERSYEGAGGRYGDGGAGGRSNAGSNSGGTHVLGHPGDFGRVATPEFHVVHDLSKGDTFTITIGAAGAGGEGGKGGNSAATNSRVTSFVLADPEGEHGSAGPAGEQGARNGTVQVIPLV; encoded by the coding sequence ATGACGATCCTGCGCCCGAACCCCAACGCGAACGTGACGCCGGGCTTCCCCGGTCCGATCTCCCGCCCGTCTCCGCCCTTCGGATTCCGCCTGGTGGGCGAGGACGACGAGGGGACGCGAGTGCGGTGGTACCCCGCGGTCGATCAGTACGAGGTCCGGATTCGGGAAGACGGCGAGGAGTACGACGGGACCGTCTTCACGACCTCGGCGTACCACACGTTCCCGGATCTCGAGGTGGGCCAGAAGTACTTCTTCCAGGTTCGGGCGATGAGCGACCTGTCCGGTACGAGCGAGTGGTCGGTGGAGATGGAGCTGGAGCCGACGCTGATCACGCTTCCGCCCGACTGCCAGCCTCCGAACCTCACGGGCGGCAAGGTGTTCACCGAGTCGGGCACGTACGACTGGCCTCATGACGACATGGGCACGGCGATGCTGGTGCTGCGCGGCGGCCAGGGCGGCCAGGGGGGACACGGCGGCGCGTCGGGAACGGGCTACGTGAAGTACGAGGGCTACCACGGCCTCACGACCACCTATGGTTCGAGCGGCGCGGCGGGCAAACGCGGAGCGACAGGAAGTCCGACGACCGTGGCGATTGGAGAGCGCAGCTACGAAGGCGCGGGCGGACGATACGGGGATGGCGGCGCCGGCGGTCGGTCGAACGCCGGCAGTAACAGCGGCGGCACCCATGTTCTTGGTCACCCCGGAGACTTCGGCCGCGTGGCCACGCCCGAGTTTCACGTGGTCCACGATCTTTCGAAGGGCGACACCTTCACGATCACCATCGGTGCTGCTGGTGCTGGCGGCGAAGGCGGGAAGGGCGGCAACAGCGCGGCCACGAACTCGCGCGTCACCAGCTTCGTCCTTGCGGACCCCGAAGGCGAGCATGGCAGTGCCGGCCCCGCCGGCGAACAGGGCGCGCGAAACGGAACTGTCCAGGTCATTCCGCTGGTTTGA
- a CDS encoding fibronectin type III domain-containing protein, translating to MTATFNPRPTRFQFSFRNDTATVSWDFGVDHWEVEWEEASDQRPFTGNQNKMVTTKREFTLSGLVVARNYGFRIRPVNDVVGAGDWVTHLLHHRVPSAVAPVSQTFTESQAFEWPWEDASEAILVLQGGQGGSGGGGGGGASPGFNIGSTVPNVGYAALYSGAEGGNGGGDGGGEGGDGRSETERHGADGTGRGGGGGGYGLNGYFGDGGAGGDYGGRGRRTYTQRNHGPRGGGGGGPKGGDGGYGGSPSPAGNGLATGGAGGGGEAGAPGGATTLTVGETVHSAAGGAGGGGGGGGGVPITDLARQPGLATGEDARGGGGGTGGSGGKAPDSEAYLNRPGGSGGAGSSGAEGECKTVRLAELARGTQLTIAIGAGGSGGAGGSGGSVLAIKASTQTSLRATYDGEAGSDGGTGAAGTAGSVTIYPIRS from the coding sequence ATGACCGCCACCTTCAACCCCAGGCCCACACGCTTCCAGTTCTCCTTCCGGAACGACACCGCGACCGTCTCCTGGGACTTCGGCGTCGACCACTGGGAGGTCGAGTGGGAGGAGGCCTCGGATCAGCGGCCCTTCACCGGCAACCAGAACAAGATGGTCACCACCAAGCGCGAGTTCACGCTGTCCGGGCTCGTCGTCGCGCGCAACTACGGCTTCCGCATCCGGCCCGTCAACGACGTCGTGGGCGCAGGCGACTGGGTTACCCACCTCCTCCACCACCGGGTGCCGTCCGCCGTGGCGCCCGTCAGCCAGACCTTCACCGAGTCGCAGGCCTTCGAGTGGCCGTGGGAAGATGCCTCGGAGGCGATTCTGGTTCTCCAGGGCGGCCAGGGAGGCTCGGGCGGCGGCGGCGGCGGGGGAGCGTCTCCCGGCTTCAACATCGGCTCGACGGTGCCCAACGTCGGCTACGCGGCGCTCTACTCCGGCGCCGAGGGCGGCAACGGCGGCGGGGACGGCGGCGGTGAAGGCGGCGACGGCAGGAGCGAGACGGAAAGGCATGGCGCCGACGGAACCGGCCGCGGCGGCGGCGGCGGAGGCTATGGCTTGAACGGCTACTTCGGCGATGGCGGCGCTGGCGGAGACTACGGGGGCAGGGGCCGGCGCACCTACACGCAGAGAAACCACGGACCGCGGGGCGGCGGTGGCGGCGGACCCAAGGGTGGAGACGGCGGATACGGTGGCAGCCCGTCACCAGCCGGCAACGGTCTCGCGACCGGCGGCGCGGGAGGCGGGGGAGAAGCCGGCGCACCGGGCGGCGCGACCACCCTCACGGTCGGCGAAACAGTGCATTCAGCGGCCGGCGGTGCCGGCGGCGGCGGCGGCGGCGGCGGCGGCGTTCCGATCACCGATCTCGCCCGGCAACCCGGGCTCGCGACTGGCGAGGACGCGCGCGGCGGCGGCGGCGGAACGGGCGGAAGCGGCGGAAAGGCGCCGGATAGCGAGGCCTACCTCAACCGGCCGGGAGGCTCGGGAGGCGCCGGCAGTTCGGGCGCCGAAGGCGAGTGCAAGACCGTTCGCCTGGCCGAACTGGCCAGGGGCACGCAACTGACCATCGCCATCGGCGCAGGCGGCAGCGGTGGCGCCGGCGGTTCGGGCGGCAGCGTCCTGGCCATCAAGGCATCGACTCAGACCAGTCTCAGAGCCACCTACGACGGCGAGGCCGGATCGGACGGCGGCACGGGAGCCGCTGGCACGGCCGGCAGCGTGACGATCTACCCGATCAGGAGTTGA
- a CDS encoding DUF1799 domain-containing protein, whose translation MPENWDTLVAFLAAQTQWRHGPSGRLVGLDYAGVRAAVRGLVADGLGNARQGRRLRWQRVFTGLRVMEAAVLEEAGKR comes from the coding sequence CTGCCCGAAAACTGGGACACGCTGGTTGCGTTCCTCGCAGCCCAGACGCAGTGGCGGCACGGCCCGAGCGGCCGGCTCGTGGGCCTCGACTACGCCGGCGTCCGCGCCGCGGTACGGGGGCTCGTGGCTGACGGCCTGGGCAACGCAAGGCAGGGCAGGAGGCTGAGATGGCAGCGCGTGTTCACCGGCCTGCGCGTGATGGAGGCGGCCGTGCTGGAAGAGGCCGGCAAACGATGA